One Nitrospirota bacterium DNA window includes the following coding sequences:
- a CDS encoding AAA family ATPase produces MISKELSFDLPLPWLQKKFETSQIGAINFLVGPNGSGKSKFAGTLQSHLPNVRMLGTDRLSGMEQISALRNSFGDHFSAGLAKNHFSILKQAGLQGSGIDTIILLEERMDLRIQIEATLSHLFNRKIYLEWDSGSLLARAVLGETGSSYRLDRDECHGIKELLVLLTHLYNSEHPYLIIDEPELNLHPQYQAFFMQEVRKVAGDPSTDKKKKIVFLVTHSPFILDFRSVEDVKSVISFTLNHSTPNHILNLGPDATAKLSSLVPRLNVHHKQLFFSDNPIFVEGTLDAQLVGTMQEARGVSVAGAGSCIIDAGGCEEVNRYLDLCIAFGKSAHFLYDLDSLFGGNLRACVKRDGSVQSFLVAAGVGNDFSKYCGELDSKLTGVVDQLLAVNHISQPLARLVEFLKGLGPRAQWNGKQWAKARVSVMTAISRNRSPLIAATSQADVEDIEGRLKQIVAALKRKNVILLPGGTLERYLPKYTGDHYALTDDAKRHAVGAEIEEMAKAMTTAELEERYGELFEAVCALPSKASVDVERVLRDYLSDYIHNLQITVVNNPTWQLHQVRAHLDTIQRATIKVFSVQELIRVSHKEFNAVIAIAEMLGQKQRHVHVSHQTNAGMGDFKIEFT; encoded by the coding sequence ATGATAAGCAAAGAATTGTCATTCGACCTTCCATTACCATGGCTACAGAAAAAGTTTGAAACCTCGCAAATCGGAGCCATCAATTTCCTGGTCGGCCCCAACGGCAGCGGGAAATCAAAATTCGCAGGAACGCTGCAATCCCATCTGCCCAATGTGCGTATGCTCGGAACGGATCGGCTCAGTGGCATGGAGCAGATCAGTGCGCTGAGAAATTCTTTTGGCGACCATTTCTCTGCCGGGCTTGCCAAGAACCATTTCAGCATATTGAAGCAAGCAGGTCTCCAGGGGTCAGGAATCGATACAATCATACTTCTAGAAGAACGGATGGATCTCCGCATTCAGATCGAGGCGACACTCAGCCATCTGTTTAATCGAAAAATCTATCTCGAATGGGACTCAGGGAGTCTTCTTGCACGGGCTGTACTAGGAGAAACCGGCAGCTCCTACAGGCTTGACCGCGATGAATGTCATGGAATCAAGGAACTGCTTGTCCTCCTGACGCATTTATATAACAGCGAACATCCATATTTGATTATCGACGAACCGGAGCTCAACCTACACCCTCAATATCAAGCGTTCTTCATGCAAGAAGTACGCAAGGTTGCAGGTGACCCGAGCACGGACAAGAAAAAGAAGATTGTTTTTCTGGTCACGCATTCCCCCTTTATCCTCGACTTTCGATCTGTCGAGGATGTGAAGTCTGTTATTTCGTTCACCCTAAACCACTCAACCCCAAACCATATTCTCAATCTTGGTCCCGATGCGACAGCGAAACTCTCCTCATTGGTACCACGATTAAACGTGCACCATAAACAGCTCTTCTTCTCCGATAACCCAATTTTCGTCGAGGGAACTCTAGACGCTCAGCTCGTTGGAACTATGCAGGAAGCGCGCGGCGTATCAGTTGCTGGGGCAGGAAGCTGCATTATCGACGCTGGTGGTTGCGAGGAAGTGAATCGCTACTTAGATTTATGCATAGCCTTTGGCAAGAGTGCCCATTTCTTGTACGACCTCGATAGCCTGTTCGGAGGCAATCTTCGAGCCTGTGTGAAGAGAGACGGTTCGGTGCAGAGCTTTTTAGTAGCTGCGGGTGTAGGGAACGACTTTTCAAAGTACTGCGGGGAGTTGGATAGCAAATTAACGGGCGTGGTTGATCAACTTCTCGCGGTCAATCATATTTCGCAACCACTGGCGCGATTGGTGGAGTTCCTCAAAGGGTTGGGGCCGAGAGCACAATGGAATGGGAAACAATGGGCAAAAGCCCGTGTATCGGTAATGACAGCAATTAGTCGTAATCGATCACCTCTAATCGCTGCAACGTCTCAGGCAGATGTCGAAGACATTGAGGGACGATTAAAGCAGATTGTGGCTGCATTAAAACGAAAAAATGTCATTCTCTTGCCCGGCGGAACGCTGGAAAGATACCTGCCGAAGTACACGGGAGACCACTACGCGCTAACAGACGACGCCAAGCGACATGCCGTTGGAGCGGAGATTGAGGAAATGGCGAAAGCCATGACCACTGCGGAATTAGAAGAGAGATACGGGGAACTATTTGAAGCAGTGTGCGCATTACCGTCCAAAGCGAGCGTCGATGTAGAGCGAGTTCTTCGTGATTATTTGAGTGATTACATTCACAACCTACAAATTACGGTCGTGAATAATCCGACCTGGCAGCTACATCAAGTCCGAGCGCACCTGGATACGATTCAACGAGCCACAATCAAGGTCTTTTCTGTTCAAGAACTAATTCGAGTATCCCATAAAGAGTTCAACGCAGTTATCGCAATCGCTGAAATGCTTGGCCAGAAACAACGGCACGTGCACGTAAGCCATCAAACTAATGCTGGCATGGGCGACTTCAAGATCGAATTCACTTAG
- the moaC gene encoding cyclic pyranopterin monophosphate synthase MoaC, whose protein sequence is MAEFTHFNESGRARMVDVSAKHSTERVATAQATVFLLPETLEKIQQGKIAKGDVLSVAQVAGVMGAKRTPDLIPMCHPLLITSVDISFKEESQPNHAGFCAISIFATVKTTGQTGVEMEAMTAATVAALTIYDMCKAVDRGMSFSDVCLLSKSGGKSGTYTRPG, encoded by the coding sequence ATGGCAGAATTTACGCATTTCAACGAGTCAGGCCGGGCGCGGATGGTCGACGTCAGCGCCAAACATTCGACCGAGCGGGTCGCTACGGCTCAGGCTACGGTTTTTCTCCTTCCAGAAACCCTTGAAAAGATTCAGCAGGGCAAGATCGCCAAGGGCGATGTCCTGTCCGTGGCGCAGGTTGCCGGCGTGATGGGGGCCAAGCGGACCCCGGACCTCATCCCCATGTGCCATCCACTGCTGATCACCAGCGTCGATATCTCCTTCAAAGAAGAATCCCAGCCAAACCACGCAGGCTTCTGTGCCATCAGCATCTTCGCCACGGTGAAAACCACGGGGCAAACCGGGGTCGAGATGGAAGCGATGACGGCGGCTACCGTGGCGGCATTGACCATCTACGATATGTGCAAAGCAGTCGATCGAGGGATGAGTTTCAGTGATGTATGTTTGCTCTCAAAGTCAGGCGGCAAGTCTGGAACGTACACGAGGCCAGGCTGA
- a CDS encoding molybdenum cofactor biosynthesis protein MoaE — translation MEPIDESQLVRVQRENFSIDRELDRVKSRSKRIGGIATFLGIARDRSKGRDVDSITFEHYEGMAEKKLREIRERGLKDFDILELLIIHRYGEITIGENIVLIIAGAEHRAEAFRACEWAISELKQITPIWKLEHTPEGEVWVEEHP, via the coding sequence ATGGAACCAATAGATGAGAGCCAGCTCGTTCGGGTGCAGCGGGAGAACTTTTCCATCGATCGAGAGCTCGACCGGGTCAAGAGCCGATCGAAGCGGATCGGGGGGATCGCGACGTTTCTCGGAATTGCCCGGGATCGTTCGAAAGGGCGGGATGTCGACAGCATTACCTTCGAGCATTACGAAGGGATGGCGGAGAAGAAGCTCCGCGAGATTCGCGAGCGGGGGCTGAAAGATTTCGACATTCTGGAGCTTCTGATCATCCATCGGTATGGCGAGATCACGATCGGTGAGAACATCGTGTTGATCATTGCCGGTGCCGAGCATCGGGCTGAGGCGTTTCGTGCCTGCGAATGGGCGATCAGTGAATTGAAGCAGATCACGCCGATCTGGAAACTCGAACATACGCCGGAAGGTGAAGTCTGGGTTGAGGAGCATCCCTAG
- the moaA gene encoding GTP 3',8-cyclase MoaA codes for MNPVGASDSVVPVGDTFGRPLRSLRLSVTDRCNLRCKYCMPEEDYVWLPREDVLTHEEMASLTGYFTDLGVDRVRLTGGEPLLRRDLPRLIRMLLQNRRITDIALTTNGILLADQVEALYEAGLHRVTVSLDTMRPERFRQLTRRDEYARVMEGIASVGRAGFTGLKLDTVAIKGFNDDELVALIEFGKRVQAEVRFIEYMDVGGANEWSQQKVLSRAEMLALLSGHYGTIEPMPERGTAPAQRFLLPDGTTFGIIPSTTTPFCATCDRSRVTADGMWYRCLYATAGTDLRKPLRAGASDDEMRAVIRAGWEGRRDRGAEDRKALERDGLRVGGLIGIEKLREDPHLEMHARGG; via the coding sequence GTGAATCCAGTAGGAGCCAGCGATTCGGTGGTGCCTGTCGGCGATACGTTCGGCCGACCGCTTCGCAGCTTGCGTCTGTCCGTGACAGATCGCTGCAACCTCCGTTGCAAGTATTGCATGCCGGAAGAGGACTATGTCTGGCTGCCGCGCGAGGATGTGCTGACCCATGAGGAAATGGCGAGCCTGACGGGCTATTTCACCGACCTCGGCGTGGATCGGGTGCGGCTGACCGGTGGAGAGCCTTTGCTCCGGCGTGATTTGCCCCGGTTGATCCGCATGCTGCTCCAAAACAGGCGGATCACGGACATCGCCCTGACCACGAACGGTATTCTGTTGGCTGATCAGGTTGAAGCGCTGTATGAGGCAGGCCTCCACCGCGTCACAGTCAGCCTCGACACCATGAGGCCGGAACGATTTCGACAACTGACTCGTCGTGATGAGTATGCGCGTGTGATGGAAGGAATTGCGTCGGTGGGTCGCGCGGGATTCACTGGCTTGAAGCTCGATACGGTGGCGATCAAGGGGTTCAATGACGATGAGCTGGTTGCGCTGATCGAGTTCGGGAAACGTGTGCAGGCGGAAGTGCGGTTTATCGAATATATGGACGTCGGCGGGGCGAACGAATGGTCGCAACAGAAAGTATTGTCCCGAGCCGAGATGCTGGCGCTGCTGAGCGGGCATTACGGGACGATCGAGCCGATGCCGGAGCGGGGCACTGCGCCGGCTCAGCGGTTTCTGTTGCCGGACGGGACGACCTTTGGGATCATCCCGTCAACGACCACGCCGTTTTGTGCAACCTGCGATCGTAGCCGGGTCACGGCCGACGGTATGTGGTACCGCTGTTTGTACGCGACGGCGGGAACGGATCTGCGCAAGCCACTCCGCGCCGGCGCCTCGGATGACGAGATGCGCGCGGTGATTCGGGCCGGCTGGGAAGGCCGCCGCGACCGGGGCGCAGAGGACCGCAAGGCGCTCGAGCGGGATGGGTTGCGTGTCGGGGGGCTCATCGGTATTGAGAAGCTCCGCGAAGATCCCCATCTCGAAATGCATGCCCGCGGCGGTTGA
- a CDS encoding urease accessory protein, which produces MLDTEFLTIVGLGFVLGLRHALDSDHLAAVSTVLAQRPSLPASGMIGFSWGLGHTVVLLLVGAVVLVFRVPIPESVALAAEFGVGAMLVLLGGMLGVRLLRERWHVHTHAHDGAPHVHLHSHALVEDHGHGHWWRDSVRPFCIGMAHGLAGSAALLMIVLSSARSVSEGLIYIAVFGVGSILGMMLVGIVVSLPMLWSLNFSRPLFLAVQGLASLGSVAVGLALMFQIAFGGQPF; this is translated from the coding sequence ATGCTGGATACTGAATTCCTCACAATCGTAGGACTCGGGTTTGTGCTGGGGCTTCGCCATGCCTTGGACTCAGACCATTTAGCGGCCGTTTCCACGGTGCTGGCGCAGCGGCCCTCGTTGCCTGCGTCCGGCATGATTGGATTCAGCTGGGGGCTGGGCCATACGGTGGTCTTGTTACTGGTCGGGGCGGTGGTCTTGGTGTTTCGTGTGCCGATTCCTGAATCTGTGGCGTTGGCGGCTGAGTTCGGCGTCGGTGCGATGCTCGTGTTGCTCGGTGGCATGCTCGGGGTGCGATTGCTCCGGGAGCGCTGGCATGTGCATACACATGCCCATGACGGTGCGCCGCATGTGCATTTACATAGTCATGCGTTGGTAGAAGATCACGGACATGGACATTGGTGGCGCGACTCCGTTCGGCCATTCTGTATCGGTATGGCCCATGGTCTGGCCGGGTCGGCCGCGCTGTTGATGATCGTGTTGTCCTCCGCGCGGTCGGTGTCGGAAGGGCTCATCTATATTGCGGTATTCGGTGTTGGTTCGATCCTGGGTATGATGTTGGTCGGGATCGTCGTGAGTCTTCCCATGTTGTGGTCGTTGAACTTCAGCCGTCCCCTGTTTCTCGCGGTCCAGGGGTTGGCAAGTCTTGGGAGTGTGGCCGTTGGACTCGCCCTGATGTTCCAGATCGCCTTCGGCGGTCAACCCTTTTGA
- the accD gene encoding acetyl-CoA carboxylase, carboxyltransferase subunit beta: MAWFKKQKTTEAEAPKRSKLSEGMWLKCNHCREIVYRKEVERNNKVCPKCDYHFPISVLERIALLVDFGSFKEWDAELGPLDPLSFQDTKSYKDRVKAHQEKTGRKDAMVIGEGMMNGRRVVLCVFDFSFMGGSMGSVVGEKICRAIDRALETRLPVILVTTSGGARMQEGILSLMQMAKTSAAVAKLGEAKLPFICLLADPTFGGVTASVAMLGDVILAEPKALIGFAGPRVIEQTIKQQLPDQFQRAEFLLEHGMIDMIVERKQLKETLSTLVAHF; the protein is encoded by the coding sequence ATGGCTTGGTTTAAAAAACAAAAAACGACTGAGGCGGAGGCCCCGAAACGATCCAAGCTTTCGGAGGGCATGTGGCTCAAGTGCAATCATTGCCGGGAGATCGTCTATCGTAAAGAGGTTGAACGGAACAATAAGGTCTGCCCGAAGTGCGATTACCATTTTCCCATCTCCGTCTTGGAGCGCATTGCGCTCTTGGTCGACTTCGGCTCATTCAAAGAATGGGATGCGGAGCTCGGCCCCTTGGACCCCCTGAGTTTTCAAGACACGAAGTCGTACAAGGATCGGGTCAAAGCGCATCAGGAGAAGACCGGCCGCAAAGACGCCATGGTGATCGGCGAGGGGATGATGAACGGTCGCCGGGTGGTGCTGTGTGTCTTCGACTTCAGTTTTATGGGCGGCAGCATGGGATCGGTGGTCGGCGAAAAAATTTGCCGGGCGATTGATCGCGCGCTGGAAACCCGCTTGCCGGTGATCCTGGTTACCACCTCCGGAGGCGCCAGGATGCAGGAGGGGATTCTTTCCCTGATGCAGATGGCCAAGACCTCTGCCGCGGTTGCCAAGCTGGGCGAGGCGAAATTGCCGTTTATTTGTTTGTTAGCCGATCCCACGTTCGGAGGCGTCACCGCGAGCGTCGCCATGTTGGGCGATGTGATTCTTGCCGAACCGAAAGCGCTGATCGGCTTCGCCGGGCCCCGCGTCATTGAGCAGACCATCAAGCAGCAGTTGCCGGATCAGTTTCAGCGCGCAGAGTTTCTGCTCGAGCATGGCATGATCGATATGATCGTGGAGCGCAAGCAACTGAAGGAAACCTTAAGCACACTCGTGGCCCACTTTTAA
- a CDS encoding folylpolyglutamate synthase/dihydrofolate synthase family protein, which yields MTYLSAVSFLFRLQKHGIKLGLETMTSLMGRLGMPQSKYRTLHIAGTNGKGSTAAMTAAILQAAGYRVGLYTSPHLVEFRERIRVNGEMIAESQVTQLTERIQTFCQPDLSPTFFEYTTAMAFQHFADSGVDVAVLEVGLGGRFDATNVVTPLACAVTTIGLDHQEYLGTTLASIAFEKAGIIKQGVPVVLGRLDDEARRTIEQVAKERQAPVFRLQEDFHTEGTGPEDFSYRGMGVHYDELACALEGRHQLDNAACALALLGAASPQGIAVTAEAVRAGLLAVDWAGRLEVVDHDPTILLDGAHNPAAARVLAHYLTEYAGSHPSRPVVLVLGMMRDKDHRGFVEPLKGLVDEVVLTQADLPRSFTAQELRAALDSVLPHSHVMSSLGAAMALARQLATPDGLICVTGSLMLVGECKAWIRGCGLSPLRG from the coding sequence ATGACCTATTTGTCTGCCGTGAGCTTTCTCTTTCGCCTGCAAAAGCATGGCATTAAATTGGGTCTTGAGACGATGACGTCCCTGATGGGGCGACTCGGGATGCCGCAGAGCAAGTACCGCACGCTGCATATCGCCGGGACGAACGGAAAGGGCTCCACTGCGGCCATGACTGCCGCGATATTGCAGGCAGCAGGGTATCGAGTGGGGCTCTATACCTCGCCTCACCTCGTGGAGTTTCGAGAGCGGATTCGCGTGAACGGCGAGATGATTGCGGAGTCGCAGGTGACACAATTGACCGAACGCATTCAGACCTTCTGTCAACCGGACCTGTCGCCGACCTTCTTTGAATATACGACGGCGATGGCGTTTCAGCACTTTGCCGACTCAGGGGTGGATGTGGCCGTGCTGGAAGTCGGGTTGGGTGGGCGCTTCGATGCGACGAATGTCGTGACTCCCTTGGCCTGTGCGGTGACGACGATTGGCCTCGATCATCAGGAATATCTGGGGACCACACTCGCCTCGATCGCGTTCGAGAAGGCCGGCATTATCAAACAGGGGGTGCCGGTGGTGCTGGGGCGGCTGGATGATGAGGCACGGCGCACGATCGAGCAGGTGGCTAAGGAGCGGCAAGCTCCGGTGTTTCGCCTGCAAGAAGACTTTCACACAGAGGGGACGGGGCCTGAGGACTTTTCCTATCGCGGCATGGGTGTTCACTATGACGAATTGGCCTGTGCCTTAGAGGGGCGACATCAACTGGATAACGCGGCCTGTGCGTTGGCGCTTTTGGGTGCGGCATCCCCTCAAGGGATTGCGGTCACGGCTGAAGCGGTACGGGCGGGCTTGCTGGCGGTCGACTGGGCCGGGCGATTGGAGGTGGTCGATCACGATCCGACGATCCTGCTGGATGGCGCACATAATCCCGCTGCCGCCAGGGTTTTGGCTCACTACCTCACCGAGTATGCCGGATCTCATCCGTCCCGCCCTGTCGTCCTGGTCCTTGGCATGATGCGCGATAAGGACCATCGAGGGTTTGTCGAGCCGCTGAAGGGCCTGGTGGATGAAGTCGTGTTGACACAGGCGGATCTTCCCCGTTCATTCACCGCGCAGGAACTTCGAGCTGCGCTCGATAGTGTGTTGCCGCATTCACATGTCATGTCCTCGCTCGGTGCGGCGATGGCCTTGGCCAGACAGCTGGCCACACCGGATGGGCTGATCTGCGTTACGGGCTCGCTCATGCTGGTGGGTGAGTGTAAGGCCTGGATCCGTGGCTGTGGACTGTCGCCGCTTCGGGGCTGA
- the lptD gene encoding LPS assembly protein LptD: protein MVRRLSRCLAGWLLVGLLFPVLGHAVGNQAKSVPVATSSGGLPLDITAERIDYLQEQETYEANGSVVVNQGTMRLTADHMTIHALPGVVIATGHVRLIDPKADLAAERLELNVNTEAGVVTHGRVYLKASNTSVEGRLMQRFSEDHYRVKEGRFTNCDAQEGETPAWRFEFKDLDLNAGDHVGFTGGWLCVNDVPVVPIPTMTYPLSSRRSGFLIPNIGYDNRFGTHLQESFYWAINPSQDLTISPSYYSSLGYGSDFEYRYVLDQKSRGQWFISYLQQTKLPNVSGVTDNGGSASQSRALIAGTHTQQFTPDLLLRAQISFVTDPNYLQQLSNSGAQRALPSSENNILATQRLPYGNLYFLGQYLQPLQAGGKDTFQRLPETGYSLPNLSLFNSPLLLGLDSNYVNFYREQGFTLNRVDVMPGLTTDVIDLGHIIGLTPQVKVREVYYTRGVESSNSQHRETLWAGLDATSKLSRRFGVKDGGSFLHTLEPSVVYEYVPPTDQSKITQIDQVDDLPKKNLLTYALRSRLLEQAGSSSFNWLDFTMAQSYHVGATQTRARDFTPGASPQLGSITQPLQPATVAIDGKKLSDLWMRAVIGNTTPQFTPAQLAGAAFGRGAGVVPGQQPALNQYLTIDTFIDPYRSTVSQFNTDLRVQQSNYWYMEVGQRFSRDGNRVRRGDIWNPISFNEVYAPTTEIQFVTAGGGFRTPWGWTIGAKGYYDVKNGKSPEYDVVALYQNPCKCWSLGLYYLQFPDRAQYNFMLSLTGIGWTENFGTAVLRSILSPLLVGEKGLPWAAPGGPYGRAQSLLPQTGMGGVAR from the coding sequence ATGGTGAGGCGGTTATCCAGGTGTCTGGCCGGTTGGTTGCTGGTGGGGCTGCTGTTCCCGGTCCTTGGGCATGCCGTGGGGAATCAGGCTAAGTCCGTTCCAGTGGCGACATCCTCAGGTGGGCTCCCGCTCGATATCACTGCAGAACGAATCGATTATCTCCAAGAGCAAGAGACCTACGAAGCCAATGGCTCGGTGGTGGTGAATCAGGGCACCATGCGTCTCACGGCCGATCACATGACGATTCATGCCTTGCCCGGCGTCGTGATCGCCACGGGCCATGTCAGGCTCATCGATCCCAAAGCCGACCTCGCGGCCGAACGGTTGGAACTCAATGTGAATACCGAAGCGGGGGTGGTCACCCATGGGCGGGTCTATCTCAAAGCCTCGAATACCTCAGTCGAGGGTCGCCTCATGCAGCGGTTTTCAGAAGACCATTATCGGGTGAAAGAGGGCCGGTTTACGAACTGCGATGCGCAGGAGGGTGAGACGCCGGCCTGGCGGTTTGAGTTTAAAGATCTTGATCTGAATGCGGGCGATCACGTGGGCTTTACCGGCGGATGGCTCTGTGTGAACGATGTTCCGGTGGTTCCGATTCCCACGATGACCTATCCGCTCTCCAGTCGACGGAGTGGGTTTCTCATTCCGAATATCGGGTACGACAATCGATTCGGGACGCACCTCCAGGAAAGTTTTTATTGGGCCATCAATCCCAGCCAGGATCTGACGATCTCTCCTTCGTATTACAGCAGTCTCGGCTATGGAAGCGATTTCGAGTATCGCTATGTCCTGGACCAGAAATCGAGAGGGCAATGGTTTATCAGTTATCTGCAGCAGACGAAATTGCCGAATGTGTCAGGCGTCACCGATAACGGGGGCAGCGCGTCACAATCCCGCGCCCTCATCGCCGGGACCCATACCCAGCAGTTCACGCCGGATTTGTTGCTGCGCGCTCAGATAAGTTTTGTGACCGATCCAAACTACCTGCAGCAACTCAGCAACTCAGGTGCTCAACGGGCGCTCCCGAGCAGTGAGAATAATATCTTAGCCACGCAGCGGCTGCCCTATGGGAACCTCTATTTTCTCGGTCAATACCTGCAGCCTCTCCAGGCGGGAGGTAAGGATACGTTCCAGCGGTTGCCGGAAACCGGCTATAGCCTTCCCAACCTGTCGCTCTTCAACTCGCCGCTGCTCCTTGGGTTGGACAGTAATTATGTGAACTTCTATCGTGAGCAGGGCTTTACGCTCAACCGGGTGGATGTGATGCCCGGTCTCACCACCGATGTCATCGACTTGGGGCACATCATCGGGCTGACACCGCAAGTGAAGGTCCGGGAGGTCTATTACACTCGCGGCGTTGAGTCGAGTAATAGTCAGCATCGAGAGACGTTGTGGGCCGGCCTTGACGCAACCTCGAAACTCAGTCGACGATTCGGAGTGAAAGACGGTGGCTCGTTCCTGCATACGCTCGAACCGAGCGTCGTCTACGAGTATGTGCCGCCTACGGATCAGTCGAAGATTACGCAGATCGATCAGGTGGACGATCTGCCGAAGAAGAATTTGCTGACCTATGCCCTCCGCAGCCGGTTGCTGGAACAAGCGGGCAGCAGCAGTTTTAATTGGCTGGATTTCACGATGGCGCAGAGTTATCACGTGGGTGCGACGCAAACGAGAGCGCGTGATTTTACTCCGGGGGCCTCTCCGCAGCTCGGATCGATTACGCAACCGCTGCAGCCGGCGACGGTGGCCATTGACGGCAAGAAACTGTCCGACCTCTGGATGCGGGCCGTGATCGGTAATACGACGCCGCAGTTCACGCCGGCTCAGTTAGCAGGAGCCGCATTCGGTCGTGGCGCCGGGGTTGTCCCCGGTCAGCAGCCGGCCCTCAATCAGTATCTGACCATCGATACGTTTATCGATCCCTACCGATCCACGGTGAGTCAATTCAATACCGACCTTCGGGTGCAGCAGTCGAACTACTGGTATATGGAGGTCGGACAGCGATTTTCTCGCGACGGAAACCGTGTCCGACGTGGGGACATCTGGAATCCCATTTCGTTCAATGAGGTCTATGCCCCGACGACAGAGATCCAGTTTGTCACGGCAGGCGGTGGGTTTCGAACGCCCTGGGGTTGGACGATCGGCGCCAAGGGTTACTACGATGTGAAGAACGGCAAGAGCCCTGAATACGATGTGGTTGCGCTCTACCAGAATCCCTGCAAATGTTGGTCTCTGGGGCTCTACTATCTACAGTTCCCAGACCGTGCGCAGTACAACTTCATGTTGAGCCTGACGGGCATTGGTTGGACGGAAAACTTCGGTACAGCGGTGCTCCGAAGTATTCTCAGCCCGCTGCTTGTAGGGGAGAAAGGTCTGCCCTGGGCCGCGCCAGGTGGGCCATATGGAAGGGCACAGTCGCTTCTGCCCCAGACTGGAATGGGAGGGGTGGCCCGGTGA
- the trxA gene encoding thioredoxin has translation MAGDALKVEDGTWDADVMKSTELVMVDFWAVWCGPCQMVAPIIEELAKEYAGKMKVRKLNTDENPEVAGRYQVMSIPTILFFKNGQVVEKLVGARPKRQFKEMIDSLLAQPAGSA, from the coding sequence GTGGCTGGTGATGCACTGAAAGTTGAAGATGGAACGTGGGATGCCGATGTCATGAAGTCCACTGAACTGGTGATGGTCGACTTCTGGGCGGTTTGGTGTGGCCCCTGCCAAATGGTCGCTCCGATTATCGAGGAATTGGCTAAAGAATATGCCGGGAAAATGAAGGTGCGGAAGCTCAATACCGATGAGAATCCGGAAGTGGCAGGCCGCTATCAGGTCATGAGTATCCCGACGATTCTGTTTTTCAAGAACGGCCAGGTCGTGGAAAAACTCGTTGGCGCACGACCCAAGCGGCAGTTCAAAGAAATGATCGATTCCCTGCTGGCGCAACCAGCCGGCTCAGCCTAG